Proteins encoded together in one Labeo rohita strain BAU-BD-2019 unplaced genomic scaffold, IGBB_LRoh.1.0 scaffold_54, whole genome shotgun sequence window:
- the LOC127161073 gene encoding nuclear factor 7, ovary: ILPSESESKVCVAGTVKIESVNVSAEELSCPVCCEIFKAPVLLSCSHSVCKECLQQFWRTKKTQECPVCRRRSSKHDPPLNLALKNLCESFVNERNERRSSGSEEICSLHRDRLKLFCLEDKQLLCLVCRDSQKHVNHTFRPISELLPSYKEELSTALKSLQEKLQHSKTLKGECEKTVQHIRSQAEHTEHQIKQQFEKLHQFLRDEEEATITALREEEEQKKQMMKEKLEEINRHISALSHTIKDTEEMMNASDVCFLKEFPVSMERVQISQPDPQTPSGALIRVPRYLGNLPFRVWKKMQDVVQNTPVILDPNTAHPDLVLSHDLTAVRKGGNGRRLPDNPERFDGFDCVVGSEGFDSGSHRWDVEVNESPHWSLGVTAASNQRKGAAFFSSGVWFVQYRQSLPSGFCVHQQLERVRVDLDCDGGTVSFSDPVTNTHLHTFTASFTHTLFPFFFCCSLHPLRILPLKTIKQV; this comes from the exons ATCCTTCCttcagaaagtgaaagtaaagtttGTGTTGCTGGAACAGTGAAGATAGAGTCAGTAAATGTGTCTGCAGAAGAGCTTTCTTGTCCCGTGTGCTGTGAAATCTTCAAGGCTCCTGTTCTTTTATCCTGCAGTCACAGCGTCTGTAAAGAGTGTCTTCAGCAGTTCTGGAGAACCAAGAAAACTCAGGAGTGTCCCGTCTGCAGGAGAAGATCCTCAAAACACGATCCTCCGTTGAATCTGGCATTAAAAAACCTGTGTGAGTCGTTTGTGAACGAGAGAAATGAGCGGCGTTCATCAGGATCTGAGGAGATCTGCAGTTTGCACAGAGACAGACTCAAACTCTTCTGTCTGGAGGACAAACAGCTGCTGTGTTTAGTGTGCAGAGATTCACAGAAACACGTCAATCACACGTTCAGACCCATCAGTGAGCTGCTTCCGTCGTATAAG GAGGAGCTCAGTACAGCACTTAAGTCTTTACAGGAGAAACTTCAGCACAGCAAAACACTGAAAGGAGAATGTGAGAAAACAGTTCAACACATCAGG tcTCAAGCTGAGCACACGGAGCATCAGATTAAACAGCAGTTTGAGAAGCTTCATCAGTTTCtcagagatgaagaagaagctacaatcactgcactgagggaggaagaggagcagaagaagcagatgatgaaggagaagctggaggagatcaacagacacatctcagctctttcacacacaatcaaagACACGGAGGAGATGATGAACGCCAGCGACGTCTGCTTTCTGAAG gAGTTTCCAGTCTCAATGGAAAG AGTCCAGATCTCACAGCCGGATCCACAGACGCCTTCTGGAGCTTTGATTCGTGTGCCACGTTACTTGGGCAACCTGCCGTTCAGAGTCTGGAAGAAGATGCAGGACGTCGTCCAGAACA CTCCTGTGATTCTGGATCCGAACACGGCTCATCCGGATCTCGTCCTGTCACACGATCTGACCGCTGTGAGAAAGGGCGGAAACGGGCGACGGCTTCCTGATAATCCAGAGCGATTTGACGGCTTTGACTGCGTCGTGGGGTCGGAGGGGTTTGACTCAGGATCGCACCGCTGGGATGTGGAGGTAAACGAAAGTCCACACTGGAGTCTGGGAGTCACTGCAGCGTCAAACCAGAGGAAGGGAGCCGCTTTCTTCAGCTCTGGCGTGTGGTTTGTGCAGTACAGACAGAGTCTGCCGTCTGGATTCTGCGTTCATCAGCAGCTGGAGCGTGTGAGAGTGGATCTGGACTGTGACGGAGGAACCGTGTCCTTCTCTGATCCTGTAACTaacacacatctacacacattcacagCCAGCTTCACCCACACACTCTTCCCATTCTTCTTCTGCTGTTCTCTTCACCCTTTGAGGATCTTACCGCTAAAGACCATCAAACAGGTGTGA